A DNA window from uncultured Methanoregula sp. contains the following coding sequences:
- a CDS encoding FeoA family protein, with the protein MNQNQINESPKTIRNPGTTDRFVTSGIPAITPEKKILPLTDVHPGQGGQIAFIHGDGAIARRLADLGLTPGTAVSLLRKIPMNGPVEIEVRRTKLALEPPVAGTIFIEFSYVGEP; encoded by the coding sequence ATGAATCAGAATCAAATCAATGAATCTCCCAAAACAATCCGCAATCCCGGAACGACGGACCGTTTTGTAACATCCGGCATTCCCGCGATAACCCCGGAAAAAAAGATTCTTCCACTCACGGATGTCCACCCGGGACAGGGGGGCCAGATTGCCTTCATCCACGGGGACGGCGCAATTGCCCGGCGTCTCGCCGATCTTGGACTTACGCCCGGGACAGCGGTGTCCCTGCTGCGAAAAATCCCGATGAACGGACCTGTGGAGATCGAAGTGAGAAGAACGAAACTGGCACTCGAACCTCCGGTTGCCGGAACCATCTTTATCGAATTTTCTTATGTGGGGGAACCATGA
- the feoB gene encoding ferrous iron transport protein B: MSGCGDCKGCSAGKESGIKNADYTVALAGNANVGKSVIFNQLTGVDQIIGNWPGKTVERAEGLLLHRGKRIRVIDLPGIYSFSTYSMEELVSRDFIALEHPDAVINVIDASALERNLFFTIQLMELAPPLMIAVNQTDLAEKKGITIDTGKLSALLGVPVVPTVAIRGRGIPALTDVITGLVQDHPVPPALCYGKEIEERIKKTIALLDPVSTPYPVRWTAIKLLERDPAIVELVTRQDSGIAEKAGLLAGEIESIHGEPVCVIMSAERYQVADRIAADVVTIRQHGEGPVKKSLTDRLDAVALHPTFGYLAIIAVIGGLLVWTFLIGAQVSGFLSEFLSQFEQYEPVITGPVLGILWNGAFTGFVAGVTLVIPYVLPFYILLAVIEDSGYLTRISVMLDRGMHKLGLHGKAIIPLILGYGCNVPAIYSCRIMETPKQKTLAAFLVTLVPCTARTVVILGLVAAFVNIWWALALYAFDILLIIVVGRIAFKAVPGESVGLIMEMPDYHVPSLSVILKQTWTRTKSLVWIVFPAYIIGSALIQAFYAAGLLAPVNALLEPVTVLWLGLPAVIGITLLFGIVRKELTILTLAVIFGTTNFAAILSPVQLIVLALVSMLYIPCISVILVLASEFGWKKALFISATEIVMAIAIGGIVFRVLSLGMGM, encoded by the coding sequence ATGAGCGGTTGCGGGGACTGCAAAGGATGCTCAGCCGGTAAGGAGTCCGGGATTAAGAATGCTGACTATACGGTTGCCCTTGCCGGCAATGCCAATGTCGGCAAGAGCGTCATCTTCAATCAGCTGACAGGTGTAGACCAGATCATCGGCAACTGGCCGGGAAAGACGGTAGAGCGGGCCGAAGGCCTCCTGCTGCACAGAGGAAAACGCATCCGGGTGATCGACCTGCCCGGCATCTACTCATTTTCGACCTACTCGATGGAGGAACTGGTCTCGCGGGATTTTATCGCACTTGAACACCCTGACGCGGTCATAAACGTCATCGATGCCTCGGCGCTGGAACGCAATCTCTTCTTCACGATCCAGCTGATGGAACTCGCCCCACCGCTCATGATTGCGGTCAACCAGACCGATCTTGCCGAGAAGAAAGGCATCACTATCGATACAGGGAAACTCTCCGCACTGCTCGGAGTGCCGGTAGTCCCGACGGTTGCAATACGGGGCAGGGGAATTCCTGCCCTTACTGACGTAATTACGGGGCTTGTGCAGGATCATCCCGTTCCTCCGGCTCTCTGCTATGGAAAAGAGATCGAAGAGCGGATCAAAAAAACCATTGCCCTGCTGGATCCGGTATCGACGCCATATCCCGTGCGCTGGACGGCGATCAAACTGCTCGAACGCGATCCGGCAATCGTTGAACTCGTAACAAGGCAGGATTCGGGCATTGCAGAGAAGGCGGGCCTGCTCGCCGGTGAGATCGAATCAATCCACGGAGAACCGGTCTGCGTGATCATGAGCGCAGAACGGTACCAGGTCGCCGACAGGATTGCAGCTGATGTAGTGACCATCAGGCAACATGGCGAAGGCCCAGTAAAAAAGAGCCTGACCGACCGGCTCGATGCAGTAGCCCTTCACCCGACCTTCGGGTATCTCGCGATCATCGCGGTGATCGGAGGTCTCCTCGTCTGGACATTTTTGATCGGGGCGCAGGTCTCGGGATTCCTTTCGGAATTCCTGTCGCAGTTCGAGCAGTACGAACCGGTGATCACGGGCCCGGTTTTAGGCATTCTCTGGAACGGGGCATTCACCGGGTTCGTTGCCGGTGTGACGCTGGTCATTCCCTATGTCCTGCCGTTCTACATCCTGCTGGCCGTCATCGAGGACTCAGGGTACCTCACCCGTATTTCAGTGATGCTCGACCGTGGCATGCACAAACTGGGGCTGCACGGGAAAGCGATCATCCCCCTGATCCTCGGCTACGGGTGTAATGTCCCTGCCATCTATTCATGCCGGATCATGGAGACCCCGAAACAGAAGACCCTCGCTGCATTCCTTGTGACGCTCGTGCCCTGCACGGCAAGGACCGTTGTCATCCTCGGGCTGGTTGCCGCGTTCGTCAACATCTGGTGGGCGCTCGCCCTCTACGCATTCGACATTCTCCTTATCATTGTCGTGGGACGGATTGCATTCAAGGCAGTGCCGGGCGAATCGGTCGGGCTGATCATGGAGATGCCGGATTACCACGTGCCCTCGCTTTCAGTTATCCTGAAGCAGACCTGGACCCGGACAAAGTCGCTCGTCTGGATCGTCTTCCCGGCATATATTATAGGGAGTGCATTGATCCAGGCATTCTATGCAGCTGGACTCCTGGCCCCGGTAAATGCCCTTCTTGAGCCCGTGACCGTCCTCTGGCTCGGCCTTCCTGCAGTCATCGGGATAACGCTGCTATTCGGGATTGTAAGAAAAGAACTGACGATCCTTACCCTGGCAGTGATCTTCGGCACAACCAACTTTGCAGCTATCCTCTCACCGGTACAGTTGATCGTACTTGCCCTGGTCTCGATGCTTTACATTCCCTGCATCTCGGTAATACTGGTGCTGGCATCGGAATTCGGCTGGAAGAAAGCGCTCTTTATCTCTGCGACCGAGATCGTCATGGCAATTGCCATCGGCGGGATCGTGTTCCGGGTATTGAGCCTGGGGATGGGGATGTAA
- the ruvC gene encoding crossover junction endodeoxyribonuclease RuvC, giving the protein MTNIRSRVSCIMIVIGIDPGLARLGYAVIECGNGKIRPVVYGCIETSGKTARTSERLLQISDAVESLFEKHVPAHLAIEKLFFTNNITSAMNVSEVRGVVLLAAEKRKIAITEYTPNQVKQAITGSGRADKRQMQEMIKRLLHLDEIPKPDDAADALSIALCHIHILR; this is encoded by the coding sequence TTGACCAATATCAGATCCAGAGTTTCCTGCATCATGATCGTGATCGGTATCGACCCCGGGCTGGCCCGGCTGGGCTATGCGGTGATTGAGTGCGGGAACGGCAAGATCCGGCCGGTTGTCTACGGATGTATCGAGACCTCAGGAAAAACGGCCCGTACTTCCGAGCGGCTCCTGCAGATCTCCGATGCGGTCGAATCCCTCTTCGAGAAACACGTCCCCGCCCACCTTGCAATCGAGAAACTGTTCTTTACCAATAACATCACCTCGGCCATGAATGTCAGTGAAGTGAGGGGAGTTGTTCTCCTCGCAGCCGAGAAGAGAAAGATCGCGATCACGGAATATACGCCAAACCAGGTAAAGCAGGCCATCACCGGTTCGGGGCGTGCCGACAAGCGCCAGATGCAGGAGATGATCAAACGGCTCCTCCATCTCGATGAAATCCCAAAACCGGATGATGCAGCCGATGCACTTTCGATTGCCTTATGCCATATCCATATCCTGAGGTAG
- a CDS encoding nitrilase-related carbon-nitrogen hydrolase, which yields MNGQEEAVVRVCSAQITSIFEEPEKTLKKAELFIRHAAQSGASLICFPEQFATGWDPGSGKNTQTLSGPIVSALKEAAAENSITILGSFRETAHPFPKNTAVVIGSDGKILSTYAKMHLFSPGKEDRAFSPGSELGIFPLGPLSCGIAICYDLRFPELFRIYAQMGVQAVFVPAAWPMQRIRHWELFLTARAAENQMYMIGVNTTGTTPVDTYSGASMTIDPYGTIRSRANDAEQLLFSDLLVSEVRSARESFPALRDRRTSLYHSLSNPG from the coding sequence ATGAACGGCCAAGAGGAGGCAGTTGTCCGGGTGTGCAGTGCCCAGATAACCAGTATTTTTGAAGAGCCTGAAAAAACCTTGAAAAAAGCGGAACTCTTCATCCGTCATGCTGCACAATCCGGGGCCTCGCTCATCTGTTTTCCGGAACAATTTGCAACCGGGTGGGACCCCGGTTCAGGGAAAAACACCCAGACGTTATCCGGTCCCATTGTTTCCGCTCTCAAAGAGGCAGCAGCGGAAAATTCGATCACGATTCTTGGATCGTTTCGTGAGACTGCTCATCCATTCCCGAAAAACACTGCCGTTGTGATCGGCAGCGATGGGAAAATTCTCTCAACCTATGCCAAGATGCACCTGTTCTCCCCGGGAAAAGAAGACCGGGCATTCTCCCCCGGTTCCGAACTCGGGATCTTCCCGCTGGGTCCCCTCTCCTGCGGTATCGCCATCTGTTACGATCTCCGGTTTCCCGAGCTCTTCCGCATCTATGCACAGATGGGGGTCCAGGCCGTTTTTGTCCCGGCAGCCTGGCCCATGCAGCGTATCCGGCACTGGGAACTCTTTCTCACCGCGCGGGCAGCGGAAAACCAGATGTATATGATTGGGGTGAACACAACAGGGACAACCCCGGTTGATACCTATTCCGGCGCTTCTATGACGATCGACCCCTACGGGACCATCCGGTCTCGGGCAAACGATGCCGAACAGCTCCTCTTTTCGGACCTTCTGGTCTCGGAAGTCCGATCGGCCCGCGAATCATTTCCCGCACTCCGGGATCGCAGGACATCACTGTATCATTCGCTGTCAAACCCGGGATGA
- the mch gene encoding methenyltetrahydromethanopterin cyclohydrolase, with the protein MLSVNELALEIFDNLADLAEEFNCAYHELDNGARIVDCGVSVRGGYAAGRAFTEICMGGLGEVNFRMGQIKEFPMPFIDVNTDFPSIACLGAQKAGWTVKVGNYFAMGSGPARALSLKPKHTFEVIEYEDDYDCAVICLESDHLPNAEVMDKIAEECHIDVANVCAVVAPTSSMVGSIQVSGRCVETAIYKLNELGFDTKKIIAAIGTAPIPPVRGPKLAMGVTNDATIYHGRINLTMKAPEIKDYLDRIPSNKSKGYGKPFNDIFKEAGYDFYKIDTALFSPAEVIINELSTGSVYHVGAVNTDVTLKSFGLQ; encoded by the coding sequence ATGTTAAGTGTTAACGAACTGGCACTGGAGATTTTTGATAATCTGGCAGATTTGGCAGAGGAATTCAACTGCGCATACCATGAACTCGACAACGGAGCACGTATCGTCGACTGTGGTGTAAGCGTCAGGGGAGGATACGCAGCAGGCCGGGCTTTTACCGAGATCTGTATGGGCGGTCTTGGGGAAGTCAACTTCCGGATGGGACAGATCAAGGAGTTCCCGATGCCGTTCATCGACGTCAACACCGACTTCCCGTCGATTGCTTGCCTCGGTGCACAGAAGGCAGGCTGGACTGTCAAGGTAGGCAACTACTTTGCCATGGGCAGCGGTCCCGCCCGGGCACTCTCCTTAAAGCCGAAGCACACGTTCGAGGTCATCGAATACGAGGATGACTATGACTGTGCAGTCATCTGTCTTGAGAGCGATCACCTTCCCAATGCCGAAGTCATGGATAAGATCGCAGAAGAGTGCCACATCGATGTTGCAAATGTCTGCGCTGTAGTTGCGCCGACCTCCTCCATGGTCGGGTCCATTCAGGTCTCCGGCCGCTGTGTCGAGACCGCGATCTACAAGCTCAACGAGCTCGGTTTTGACACGAAGAAGATTATTGCCGCTATCGGTACTGCACCCATCCCCCCGGTAAGGGGTCCCAAGCTCGCCATGGGCGTGACAAACGACGCCACCATCTACCACGGACGGATCAACCTCACCATGAAGGCACCCGAGATCAAGGACTACCTCGACAGGATCCCGAGCAACAAGTCCAAGGGATATGGCAAGCCGTTCAACGACATCTTCAAGGAAGCAGGCTACGATTTCTACAAGATCGACACTGCGCTTTTCTCACCCGCAGAAGTTATCATCAACGAGCTCTCCACGGGTTCAGTGTACCATGTCGGTGCAGTCAACACCGATGTGACCCTGAAGTCCTTCGGGCTCCAGTAA
- the ruvA gene encoding Holliday junction branch migration protein RuvA, producing the protein MIAHLRGDVTQTGDRWVVIDVHGIGYQVQVTQPALTVLAHARENVTLFTHMAVREDAITLFGFLHASELEMFRILIGVSGIGPQTALNLLSQIGIEEFAVAILNEDEKSLTRISGIGAKSAKRLILELRDKMKSVSKALAAGEAGRTSPAVNDAISALISLGFAEKESRDAVIAASPGAKSASVQDLIKAALARLKER; encoded by the coding sequence ATGATCGCACATCTCCGCGGTGACGTAACTCAGACGGGCGACCGGTGGGTTGTCATCGATGTCCACGGAATCGGATACCAGGTGCAGGTGACCCAGCCGGCTCTCACCGTCCTTGCCCATGCACGGGAGAACGTGACGCTCTTTACGCACATGGCGGTCCGGGAGGATGCCATAACGCTGTTCGGGTTTCTCCACGCAAGCGAACTGGAGATGTTCCGGATCCTGATCGGGGTTTCCGGTATCGGCCCCCAGACTGCGCTCAACCTGCTCTCCCAGATTGGGATCGAGGAGTTTGCCGTCGCGATCCTGAACGAGGATGAGAAATCCTTAACCAGGATATCCGGTATCGGTGCCAAAAGTGCCAAACGCCTCATCCTCGAACTCCGCGACAAGATGAAGAGCGTGAGTAAAGCGCTTGCCGCCGGTGAAGCAGGCCGCACGAGTCCCGCGGTCAACGATGCAATCAGCGCTCTTATATCGCTCGGGTTTGCCGAGAAAGAGTCCCGGGATGCCGTTATTGCAGCATCACCCGGTGCAAAATCCGCGTCGGTGCAGGATCTCATCAAGGCAGCACTCGCCAGACTCAAGGAGCGGTAG
- a CDS encoding redoxin domain-containing protein produces the protein MLQPGDTARNFSLKDQNDKTFDLYEQAGTCVLLSFHPLAWTEFCAAQMRSLETNRDVFSSLGCIPVGISVDSKPCKKEWAKSLGITGTRLLCDFWPHGAVAEKYGIFRDENGFSERANIIVDKNQKIVFVKVYPIHSVPDITEIIGFLKNLK, from the coding sequence ATGCTACAGCCGGGCGATACGGCAAGAAATTTTTCACTCAAGGATCAGAACGACAAGACGTTCGATCTCTATGAACAGGCAGGCACGTGCGTACTGCTCTCTTTTCATCCGCTGGCTTGGACAGAATTCTGTGCAGCACAGATGAGATCGCTTGAGACAAACCGGGATGTCTTCTCCTCCCTGGGTTGTATCCCGGTTGGTATCAGCGTGGATTCAAAACCCTGCAAGAAAGAATGGGCAAAAAGTCTGGGCATCACGGGTACGAGGCTTTTGTGTGACTTCTGGCCGCACGGGGCAGTGGCAGAGAAATACGGGATCTTCCGGGACGAGAACGGGTTCTCGGAACGGGCCAATATCATCGTTGACAAGAACCAGAAGATCGTGTTTGTCAAGGTTTACCCAATTCACTCGGTACCGGATATTACGGAGATCATAGGGTTTTTGAAAAACCTGAAATAA
- the thrC gene encoding threonine synthase codes for MYHLACVNCGATYPADEILYNCKKCGHLLAVKYPLEEIAVSRAVWNSRPLSVWRYRELLPVKIEPVTLQEGGTPLYHLKRIGDELGLPHLYAKHEGVNPSGSFKDRGMTVGVSMALQLGKKSVACASTGNTSASLAVYAAKAGIPAVVLLPAGKVAVGKVAQALMHGAKVISIRGNFDRALEMVHDLCLSHGLYLLNSINPYRLEGQKTIGFEALDQLGEIPDRFVLPVGNAGNISAVYKGFLELQELGFMDRLPMMTGIQAAGSSPVVRAINENLPEVIPEGNPETVATAIRIGAPVNAEKALTAIRKTGGLAESVTDEEILRMQRDLARKEGIGVEPASAASVAGIRKLVESGRIDRNEKIVCVVTGHLLKDPDTVIKQCEPPTEISADLPSLLSALHL; via the coding sequence ATGTATCATCTCGCATGCGTCAACTGTGGTGCCACCTACCCCGCTGACGAGATCCTTTACAATTGTAAAAAATGCGGCCATCTCCTGGCAGTGAAGTACCCGCTCGAAGAGATCGCGGTCTCGAGGGCAGTCTGGAACAGCCGGCCGCTCTCTGTCTGGCGGTACCGTGAGCTGTTACCGGTGAAGATCGAGCCGGTCACCCTCCAGGAGGGCGGAACTCCGCTCTACCACCTCAAACGCATTGGCGATGAACTCGGTCTTCCCCACCTGTACGCCAAACACGAGGGAGTGAACCCCTCGGGATCGTTCAAGGACCGGGGCATGACGGTCGGGGTCTCGATGGCCCTCCAGCTCGGAAAGAAGAGCGTGGCCTGTGCAAGCACTGGCAACACATCTGCAAGCCTTGCGGTCTATGCAGCAAAGGCAGGAATTCCCGCAGTAGTCCTGCTCCCGGCCGGAAAAGTTGCGGTCGGCAAGGTTGCCCAGGCCCTGATGCACGGGGCAAAAGTGATCTCGATCCGGGGCAATTTCGACCGGGCTCTCGAGATGGTCCACGATCTCTGCCTCTCCCACGGCCTCTACCTCCTCAACTCCATCAACCCCTACCGGCTGGAAGGCCAGAAGACGATCGGGTTCGAGGCCCTCGACCAGCTGGGAGAGATCCCGGACCGGTTTGTCCTCCCGGTTGGCAATGCCGGCAATATCTCTGCGGTATACAAGGGATTCCTGGAACTGCAGGAACTCGGGTTTATGGACCGGCTTCCTATGATGACCGGCATCCAGGCAGCCGGCTCAAGCCCTGTTGTGCGGGCAATCAACGAGAACCTGCCTGAGGTTATCCCTGAAGGCAATCCCGAGACCGTGGCAACAGCGATCCGGATCGGTGCACCGGTCAATGCGGAAAAAGCCCTTACAGCCATCAGGAAGACCGGCGGGCTTGCGGAATCGGTGACGGATGAGGAGATCCTGCGGATGCAGCGGGATCTTGCCCGGAAAGAGGGCATCGGCGTGGAACCCGCTTCAGCTGCATCCGTTGCGGGAATACGCAAACTCGTGGAAAGTGGCAGGATCGACCGGAACGAGAAGATCGTCTGCGTTGTAACCGGCCACCTGTTAAAAGATCCGGATACGGTGATCAAGCAATGCGAACCCCCGACAGAGATCAGCGCAGACCTGCCTTCGCTGCTCTCTGCGCTGCACTTGTAA
- a CDS encoding ORC1-type DNA replication protein, producing the protein MKKNLLMWDETLFRDPEVLEIDYLPEQFEYRDSQMRELAFQIKPGLRGGRPLNTVCKGLPGTGKTTSIKKVFHEIEETTKKLVPVYINCQIDNTKFAIVSQIYRKLVGHLPPSSGTSFKQVFDAVARILIKDEIVLLVALDDANYLLYENEINKVLYTLLRSHETYEGTRIGVIVIISDMDVDLSRAVDARVASVFRPTEIYFPPYADAEVREIMKARVMQGLFTGVLPETLLDLVVEQTLKSGDLRVGIDLLKRATLSAERAARRSIERADICGAYEISKYLHLNYTVKTLKDEEKQILRFLAERSAKDHEMNAGDVYKDIKESITIGYTRFYEIVKKMDAMRLVNLQYREGKGRTRIITLRYDPAKVLEYLS; encoded by the coding sequence ATGAAGAAGAACCTGCTGATGTGGGACGAGACCCTCTTCCGCGACCCCGAGGTCCTCGAGATCGATTACCTGCCCGAGCAGTTCGAGTACCGCGACAGCCAGATGCGGGAGCTGGCATTCCAGATAAAGCCCGGGCTTCGCGGGGGCCGGCCGCTCAATACCGTCTGCAAGGGACTGCCCGGTACGGGCAAGACCACGAGCATCAAGAAAGTCTTCCATGAAATTGAGGAGACGACAAAGAAACTCGTGCCGGTCTATATCAACTGCCAGATCGACAATACCAAGTTTGCAATAGTCTCCCAGATCTACCGGAAACTCGTCGGGCATCTCCCGCCATCATCCGGCACTTCTTTCAAGCAGGTCTTCGATGCGGTTGCCCGAATTCTAATCAAAGACGAGATCGTCCTCCTCGTTGCTCTCGATGATGCCAACTATCTTCTCTACGAGAACGAGATCAACAAGGTCCTCTATACCCTGCTCCGCTCGCACGAGACCTACGAGGGAACAAGGATCGGGGTCATTGTCATCATCAGCGACATGGATGTCGACCTCTCCCGGGCAGTGGATGCCCGGGTTGCATCGGTCTTCCGGCCTACCGAGATCTACTTCCCCCCGTATGCGGATGCCGAGGTCCGGGAGATCATGAAAGCCCGAGTTATGCAGGGCCTCTTTACAGGAGTACTTCCGGAAACGCTCCTGGATCTTGTTGTGGAACAGACTTTAAAGAGCGGGGACCTGCGGGTCGGGATCGATCTCCTCAAGCGGGCAACGCTCTCGGCAGAGCGGGCAGCCCGGCGCAGCATCGAGCGGGCGGACATCTGCGGGGCGTACGAGATATCGAAATACCTGCACCTGAACTATACGGTCAAGACCCTCAAGGATGAAGAGAAGCAGATCCTCCGGTTCCTGGCTGAACGCAGTGCAAAGGATCACGAGATGAATGCCGGGGATGTGTACAAGGATATCAAAGAGTCGATAACAATAGGGTACACCAGGTTCTACGAGATTGTCAAGAAAATGGATGCCATGCGCCTTGTGAATCTTCAGTACCGGGAAGGCAAAGGACGGACACGGATAATCACCCTCCGCTACGATCCGGCTAAAGTGCTCGAATATCTTTCCTGA
- the ruvB gene encoding Holliday junction branch migration DNA helicase RuvB yields MSERIISPKPVPDEGDDLTIRPARLEEFVGQVQVKDSLKIAIEAAQKRTEPLDHILFSGPPGLGKTTLAHIIAREMGADIRATTGPVLEKPGDIAALLTPLKRGDILFIDEIHRINPVVEEVLYPAMEDFFIDVMIGEGPSARSIKLNLEQFTLIGATTKQGLLGAPFRDRFGIISRLDLYSPDDLVRIVTRSASILKIPITPDGAEEIAKRSRGTPRIVNRLLRRVRDYATVKGDGTITREITADALRMMQIDELGLDELDRRIISVIANDFDGGPVGVKTIAISVGEEVRTIEDVYEPFLIQIGFVKRTPQGREVTPAAKKHLKNPQRTLI; encoded by the coding sequence GTGTCGGAACGGATCATCTCCCCAAAACCGGTCCCGGACGAAGGTGACGATCTCACGATCCGGCCAGCCCGGCTGGAGGAATTCGTGGGGCAGGTCCAGGTCAAGGATTCGCTGAAGATCGCAATCGAAGCTGCGCAGAAACGCACAGAACCCCTCGATCACATCCTCTTCTCCGGGCCACCGGGGCTTGGCAAGACTACCTTAGCCCATATCATTGCCCGCGAGATGGGCGCCGATATCCGGGCAACAACCGGCCCGGTGCTGGAGAAGCCCGGGGATATCGCTGCGCTCCTGACCCCGTTAAAACGCGGGGATATCCTTTTCATCGACGAGATCCACCGGATCAATCCCGTTGTCGAGGAAGTGCTCTATCCCGCGATGGAGGATTTTTTCATCGATGTGATGATAGGCGAGGGTCCGAGCGCCCGGTCAATCAAACTCAATCTCGAACAGTTCACGCTCATCGGGGCCACGACAAAACAGGGCCTTCTCGGAGCACCGTTCCGGGACCGGTTCGGTATCATCTCGCGGCTCGACCTGTATTCCCCGGACGATCTTGTACGGATCGTGACCCGGAGCGCTTCAATCCTGAAGATCCCGATAACTCCCGATGGGGCAGAGGAGATCGCAAAACGGAGCCGGGGCACCCCCCGTATCGTCAACCGGCTGCTGCGGAGGGTCAGGGATTACGCAACGGTCAAAGGCGATGGCACGATCACCCGGGAGATCACAGCAGATGCGCTCCGGATGATGCAGATCGACGAGCTGGGTCTGGACGAACTGGACCGGCGCATCATCTCGGTCATAGCCAATGATTTCGATGGCGGCCCGGTCGGGGTGAAGACGATCGCCATCTCGGTAGGTGAGGAAGTGCGGACCATCGAGGATGTGTACGAGCCGTTCCTGATCCAGATCGGGTTTGTCAAGCGTACGCCGCAGGGGCGGGAAGTGACCCCGGCAGCCAAGAAACATCTCAAGAATCCGCAGAGAACCCTGATCTAA
- a CDS encoding DUF5803 family protein — MRTPDRDQRRPAFAALCAALVILLVAIPPVGALSAEYLVFPNGTAYQASIEISDVSRYEFAETGFLGENVAITVGDVNLTGNGSPCQFNWSRPWGGIPAITFPKGNYTVSYIAPLKNNDLQAAFTKPYQVNVTIPGEFDVRNPLLAGISSGGNVTRYPDNSTSVSWNKSYGFDVRFYSKSQEDLLFFFLQFMVIIAVVLLLPFVISARRRV, encoded by the coding sequence ATGCGAACCCCCGACAGAGATCAGCGCAGACCTGCCTTCGCTGCTCTCTGCGCTGCACTTGTAATTCTGCTGGTTGCAATCCCCCCGGTGGGTGCGCTCTCAGCTGAATATCTTGTTTTTCCCAATGGTACTGCGTACCAGGCATCGATCGAGATCTCGGATGTTTCCCGCTATGAGTTCGCCGAGACGGGTTTTCTCGGGGAGAATGTCGCAATAACGGTCGGTGATGTAAACCTCACGGGGAACGGTTCGCCCTGCCAGTTCAACTGGAGCAGGCCCTGGGGAGGAATTCCAGCCATCACCTTCCCGAAAGGAAATTATACCGTCTCGTATATCGCTCCCCTCAAGAATAACGATCTTCAGGCTGCATTCACGAAGCCGTACCAGGTCAATGTGACAATTCCCGGGGAGTTCGACGTGCGCAACCCTCTGCTTGCCGGCATCAGCTCGGGAGGTAATGTCACCCGGTATCCTGACAATTCAACATCCGTCAGCTGGAACAAATCCTATGGATTTGACGTACGGTTCTATTCGAAGAGCCAGGAGGATCTCCTGTTCTTCTTCCTGCAGTTCATGGTGATCATCGCTGTCGTGCTCCTGCTGCCGTTCGTCATCAGCGCGAGAAGACGGGTTTAA